From Streptomyces asiaticus, one genomic window encodes:
- a CDS encoding LCP family protein: MTGRDGETTGSATAERTDAGRQRKGRRPLRIALVVVVSFLVLLGGGVGWLYFKLNGNITTFGADGLSDNRPEGNAAGQNVLVIGSDTRSGGNSKLGGGTGDVGRSDTALLLHVYADGKHAVGVSIPRDTLVDIPPCRLPDGKWTRTQRNAMFNSAFSVGETAQGNPACTQNTVEKLTGLRMDHTVVIDFEGFSRMTSAVGGVQVCVPQDVYERDLSPSRTTRGKRIFSKGVQTVSGQKALDYVRIRHGIGDGSDIGRIRRQQAFISALLKKVKSRGIDPTTLYPLADAATKSMTVDPGLGSAKKLMSFAMSMKDIDLHNTKFVTIPWRYQGERVAIVQPDADGLWADIRADRTIDGKAAGGKKDEPRDPATPRATSTVSGAGISVNVYNGTTTPGLAARAADTLRTHGFTVTGATNADTQDHATTVVGYGPGERDRAQTVARLFPGAGLRPATTSGISLTLGRTYLTAPSPDASTPSAPSTPSSHVADDARSADDDPCSNLSYG; this comes from the coding sequence ATGACAGGCAGAGACGGGGAGACGACGGGGAGTGCTACCGCGGAACGGACGGACGCCGGGCGGCAGCGCAAGGGGCGCCGCCCGCTGCGGATCGCTCTGGTGGTCGTGGTGTCGTTCCTCGTGCTGCTCGGCGGCGGAGTGGGCTGGCTCTACTTCAAGCTGAACGGGAACATCACCACCTTCGGGGCGGACGGCCTCTCCGACAACCGGCCGGAGGGGAACGCCGCCGGCCAGAACGTGCTGGTCATCGGCTCGGACACCCGGTCGGGCGGCAACAGCAAGCTGGGCGGCGGCACCGGAGACGTGGGCCGCTCGGACACCGCCCTGCTGCTGCACGTCTACGCCGATGGCAAGCACGCGGTCGGGGTGTCGATACCCCGCGACACCCTGGTCGACATCCCGCCGTGCCGGCTGCCCGACGGCAAATGGACCAGGACACAACGGAACGCCATGTTCAACTCGGCGTTCTCCGTGGGCGAGACCGCCCAGGGCAATCCGGCCTGCACCCAGAACACCGTCGAGAAGCTCACCGGGCTGCGCATGGACCACACCGTGGTCATCGACTTCGAGGGCTTCTCCCGGATGACCTCCGCGGTCGGCGGGGTCCAGGTGTGCGTGCCCCAGGACGTCTACGAGCGCGATCTGAGCCCCAGCCGGACCACCCGCGGCAAGCGCATCTTCAGCAAGGGGGTCCAGACGGTCTCCGGGCAGAAGGCGCTGGACTACGTGCGCATCCGCCACGGGATCGGCGACGGCTCCGACATCGGGCGCATACGGCGGCAGCAGGCGTTCATCTCCGCCCTGCTCAAGAAGGTGAAGAGCCGGGGAATCGACCCGACCACGCTGTATCCGCTGGCGGACGCGGCCACCAAGTCCATGACCGTGGACCCGGGGCTCGGCTCCGCGAAGAAGCTGATGTCCTTCGCCATGTCGATGAAGGACATCGATCTGCACAACACCAAGTTCGTCACCATCCCCTGGCGCTACCAGGGCGAACGGGTCGCCATCGTCCAGCCCGACGCCGACGGGCTCTGGGCGGACATCAGGGCCGACCGCACCATCGACGGGAAGGCGGCCGGCGGGAAGAAGGACGAGCCCCGGGACCCCGCCACGCCACGTGCCACGTCCACCGTGTCGGGCGCGGGCATCAGCGTCAACGTCTACAACGGCACCACCACCCCGGGCCTCGCCGCACGCGCCGCGGACACGCTTCGGACCCACGGCTTCACCGTGACCGGCGCCACGAACGCCGACACCCAGGACCACGCCACCACCGTGGTCGGCTACGGCCCCGGTGAGCGGGACCGGGCCCAGACCGTGGCGCGGCTCTTCCCCGGCGCCGGACTGCGCCCCGCCACCACCTCGGGCATCAGCCTCACCCTGGGCCGTACGTACCTCACCGCGCCCTCCCCCGACGCCTCCACACCCTCCGCGCCCTCCACGCCGTCCTCCCACGTGGCCGACGACGCCCGCTCCGCCGACGACGACCCCTGCTCCAATCTGTCCTACGGCTGA
- a CDS encoding SDR family oxidoreductase, with the protein MNNRTALVTGANKGIGKEIARQLAAEGLTVHVGSRDAERGRRAAEEIGGDARPMVLDVTDADSIATAAAQLERLDILVNNAGIMVGGATAPEADLEDFRRTYETNVFGVLAVTNAFLPALRRSDAPRIVNVSSGTGSLTWSADPEHQFAVSAGSAAAYRSSKTALNALTLYTAQALASEGFKVNALAPGLRRTDLNARAAGSDGDPAEGAAGAVRLALLPDTGPTGGFFSWDGTPAPW; encoded by the coding sequence ATGAACAATCGCACAGCACTGGTCACCGGTGCCAACAAGGGCATCGGCAAGGAAATCGCACGCCAGCTCGCCGCCGAGGGGCTCACCGTCCACGTGGGCTCGCGCGACGCCGAGCGGGGGCGCCGGGCCGCCGAGGAGATCGGCGGCGACGCCCGGCCGATGGTGCTCGACGTGACCGACGCGGACAGCATCGCCACCGCCGCGGCCCAGCTGGAACGGCTGGACATCCTGGTCAACAACGCGGGCATCATGGTGGGCGGCGCCACGGCGCCCGAGGCCGATCTCGAGGACTTCCGCCGGACCTATGAGACCAACGTCTTCGGTGTCCTCGCCGTCACCAACGCCTTCCTCCCGGCCCTGCGCCGCTCGGACGCGCCCCGGATCGTCAATGTCTCCAGTGGCACCGGCTCGCTGACCTGGAGCGCGGACCCGGAGCACCAGTTCGCCGTGTCCGCCGGGTCGGCCGCGGCCTATCGCTCCTCCAAGACGGCCCTGAACGCTCTCACCCTCTACACCGCACAGGCCCTGGCCTCCGAGGGCTTCAAGGTCAACGCGCTGGCCCCGGGGCTGCGCAGGACCGATCTGAACGCCCGCGCCGCCGGGAGCGACGGGGATCCGGCCGAGGGCGCGGCGGGCGCGGTCCGGCTCGCCCTTCTCCCGGACACCGGGCCCACCGGCGGATTCTTCTCCTGGGACGGCACTCCGGCGCCCTGGTAG
- a CDS encoding glycosyltransferase encodes MFTTLASPSHGRAQLPLARSLAAAGHEVLVVTTPALVPVFEREEVRVTSAISDFSPSSLLGPVLAEETERAGLPDMDDEQRQAFMLRVMCKVVSGPMATMLLDAVLPVAQDFRPDLILRDGMDLSACIVAETLGVPQLPTPSGAVNGFDPAALLPGLNALRKRRGLPSLEDPLSIVPHGRIDYVPPSFSFARHVPATWAYRQTVDVDRGAVLPRWVAELPTDRPLMFAAIGTAIPMFHDSSRGADSGPPPIPMPDPVDTLHAMVQGVSRLAECTVILATGGIPVDTDGVPPHVHITDRLPQPLLLESVDLFLTHGGFNSIRESLRTATPMAVLPQFGDQPGNAQRVEELGLGRRITDATPDGITAVCREVLADDGCRARARRARLEMLALPEIESAVPDLEKLAG; translated from the coding sequence ATGTTCACCACGCTCGCCAGCCCCTCCCACGGCCGGGCGCAGCTTCCCCTGGCCCGGTCCCTCGCGGCGGCCGGCCATGAGGTGCTGGTGGTCACCACTCCGGCCCTCGTCCCCGTCTTCGAACGGGAGGAGGTGCGGGTGACGAGCGCCATCAGCGACTTCAGCCCGTCCTCCCTCCTCGGCCCCGTCCTGGCCGAGGAGACCGAACGGGCCGGTCTGCCCGACATGGACGACGAGCAGCGGCAGGCGTTCATGCTGCGCGTCATGTGCAAGGTCGTGTCCGGCCCGATGGCCACGATGCTCCTGGACGCCGTGCTCCCCGTGGCACAGGACTTCCGCCCCGACCTCATCCTGCGCGACGGCATGGACCTCAGCGCCTGTATCGTCGCCGAAACCCTCGGCGTACCCCAGCTGCCCACCCCCTCCGGGGCCGTCAACGGCTTCGACCCGGCCGCATTGCTGCCGGGCCTCAACGCCCTGCGGAAGCGGCGGGGGCTGCCCTCCCTGGAGGACCCGCTGTCGATCGTGCCGCACGGCCGCATCGACTACGTACCGCCGTCCTTCTCCTTCGCCCGCCACGTGCCGGCCACCTGGGCCTACCGGCAGACGGTGGACGTGGACCGCGGTGCCGTGCTGCCGCGCTGGGTCGCCGAACTGCCCACCGACCGGCCCCTGATGTTCGCCGCCATCGGCACCGCGATCCCCATGTTCCACGACAGCTCACGCGGGGCGGACTCCGGGCCGCCGCCCATACCGATGCCGGACCCGGTGGACACGCTGCACGCCATGGTCCAGGGCGTGTCGCGGCTGGCGGAGTGCACTGTCATCCTCGCCACCGGGGGCATCCCCGTGGACACCGACGGGGTGCCGCCGCATGTGCACATCACCGATCGGCTGCCCCAGCCGCTGCTGCTGGAATCCGTGGATCTCTTCCTCACCCACGGCGGCTTCAACAGCATCCGCGAATCGCTGCGCACGGCGACGCCGATGGCGGTGCTGCCCCAGTTCGGCGACCAGCCCGGCAACGCTCAGCGGGTCGAGGAGCTCGGCCTCGGCCGGCGTATCACCGATGCCACACCGGACGGCATCACCGCCGTCTGCCGCGAGGTGCTGGCCGACGACGGCTGCCGGGCCCGGGCCCGCCGGGCGCGGCTGGAGATGCTGGCGCTGCCGGAGATCGAGAGCGCCGTCCCCGACCTGGAGAAGCTCGCCGGATAA
- the dctA gene encoding C4-dicarboxylate transporter DctA, giving the protein MSRNAAAPGTVAAPDRPGRIRLLLSRLYVQCLLAVLAGVVVGSLWPSFGAELKPLGDGFVALVRMMIAPIIFCTVVHGIAAMSDRRAVGRVSLKALVYFEILTTIALVIGLVVVNVVRPGSGLHVDVSTLSTDSLPAEATQAHGSFTDFVLSTIPDTLVSALTGEEILPVLLVAVLFGFGLQASGEAGASIAAGIEKLSTVLFRLIRWIMRLAPIGAFGSMAFTIGNYGLGTLRHLALLVGSFWLTALFFVLVVLGGVMRLGGLRLLPFLRYIKEELLIVLGTSSTEPVLPRMMAKLEHAGASKPVVGITLPAGYSFNLDGTAIYLTMGSVFLAQAVGVDLSLTQQLTMLAVMLLTSKGAAGVTGSGFVALAATLSAVPHVPVAALALIFGIDRFMSEARALTSLVGNGVATLAVARWEGQLDEARVRAVLRGDLPFNPDDTATDGLVPEEPAGSPREPVPAIG; this is encoded by the coding sequence ATGAGCCGCAACGCCGCAGCGCCGGGCACCGTCGCCGCCCCCGACCGACCCGGCCGCATCCGCCTGCTGCTGTCCCGCCTCTATGTCCAGTGCCTGCTCGCGGTCCTCGCCGGGGTCGTCGTCGGTTCGCTGTGGCCCTCCTTCGGGGCGGAGCTGAAACCGCTGGGAGACGGTTTCGTCGCGCTGGTGCGGATGATGATCGCGCCGATCATCTTCTGTACGGTCGTCCACGGCATCGCGGCCATGAGCGACCGCAGAGCGGTCGGCCGGGTGAGCCTCAAGGCCCTGGTCTACTTCGAGATCCTGACCACCATCGCCCTGGTCATCGGGCTGGTCGTGGTCAACGTCGTACGGCCCGGCAGCGGACTGCACGTCGATGTCTCCACCCTCAGCACCGACAGCCTCCCGGCGGAGGCGACCCAGGCCCATGGGAGCTTCACGGACTTCGTCCTCAGCACCATCCCGGACACCCTCGTGAGCGCGCTGACCGGCGAGGAGATCCTGCCGGTGCTGTTGGTGGCGGTCCTGTTCGGCTTCGGTCTCCAGGCCAGTGGCGAGGCCGGGGCGAGCATCGCCGCGGGCATCGAGAAGCTCTCCACGGTGCTGTTCCGGCTCATCCGCTGGATCATGCGGCTGGCCCCCATCGGCGCCTTCGGCTCGATGGCCTTCACCATCGGCAACTACGGCCTGGGCACCCTGCGCCATCTGGCGCTGCTGGTCGGCTCGTTCTGGCTGACCGCCCTCTTCTTCGTCCTGGTGGTCCTCGGTGGGGTGATGCGCCTGGGCGGACTGCGCCTGCTGCCGTTCCTCCGCTACATCAAGGAGGAGCTGCTGATCGTGCTCGGCACCTCGTCCACCGAACCGGTGCTGCCGCGCATGATGGCCAAGCTGGAGCACGCGGGCGCCTCGAAGCCGGTCGTGGGCATCACCCTGCCCGCCGGGTACTCCTTCAACCTCGACGGAACGGCCATCTACCTCACCATGGGGTCGGTGTTCCTCGCCCAGGCCGTGGGGGTGGATCTCAGCCTCACCCAGCAGCTGACCATGCTCGCCGTCATGCTGCTCACCTCCAAGGGCGCGGCGGGGGTGACCGGTTCGGGCTTCGTCGCCCTGGCCGCCACGCTCAGCGCCGTCCCCCATGTCCCGGTGGCGGCCCTCGCGCTGATCTTCGGCATCGACCGGTTCATGTCCGAGGCGCGGGCGCTGACCAGCCTGGTGGGCAATGGTGTCGCCACGCTGGCAGTGGCCCGCTGGGAGGGGCAGTTGGACGAGGCCCGGGTCCGGGCGGTGCTCCGGGGTGACCTGCCCTTCAACCCCGATGACACGGCCACCGACGGCCTCGTTCCCGAGGAGCCGGCGGGATCGCCCCGCGAACCCGTCCCCGCCATCGGCTGA
- a CDS encoding helix-turn-helix transcriptional regulator, translated as MARHELARFLRDRREGLRPQDIGLPADPHRRTPGLRREEVAELAHMSVDYYTRLEQARGPRPSPRILDGLAAALRLAPAERSHLFRLAGTSAPPGARAVRRVRPHVAQMLRRLPDTGAIVTDAAYDVVAWNPLAQALLGDDLGRHGNLARRRFLGRGHAYESSSAEEFGHIVVARLRRAADRYPHDTALTALLGELRTGSEEFRQIWDERPVHAPGHRTKTIDHPTAGPLRLNCDVLLVPEDDQEVVLITADPGSPSARTIRGLADAVADRTSAMDASVP; from the coding sequence ATGGCGAGGCACGAGCTGGCCCGCTTCCTGCGGGACCGCCGCGAGGGGCTGCGTCCCCAGGACATCGGCCTGCCCGCCGACCCCCACCGCCGCACGCCGGGGCTGCGGCGGGAGGAGGTGGCGGAGCTGGCCCATATGTCGGTCGACTACTACACCCGCCTGGAGCAGGCCCGTGGCCCCCGGCCCTCGCCGCGCATCCTGGACGGGCTGGCGGCGGCGCTGCGGCTCGCGCCCGCCGAGCGCAGCCATCTGTTCCGGCTCGCGGGGACGAGCGCGCCCCCGGGCGCCCGGGCGGTCCGGCGGGTCCGCCCGCATGTGGCCCAGATGCTGCGGCGGCTGCCCGACACCGGGGCGATCGTCACCGACGCGGCCTATGACGTGGTCGCCTGGAACCCGCTGGCGCAGGCCCTGCTCGGCGACGACCTCGGCCGGCACGGCAACCTCGCCCGCCGCCGTTTCCTGGGCCGGGGCCACGCGTACGAGAGCTCCAGCGCCGAGGAGTTCGGCCATATCGTGGTCGCACGGCTGCGCCGGGCCGCTGACCGCTACCCCCATGACACGGCGCTCACCGCGCTGCTGGGCGAACTGCGCACCGGCAGCGAGGAGTTCCGGCAGATCTGGGACGAGCGTCCGGTGCACGCCCCCGGCCACCGGACCAAGACCATCGACCACCCCACGGCCGGGCCACTTAGGCTGAACTGCGATGTCCTGCTCGTCCCCGAGGACGACCAGGAAGTGGTCCTGATCACGGCCGACCCCGGGTCCCCCTCCGCCCGTACGATCCGCGGGCTCGCGGACGCGGTGGCGGACAGGACGAGCGCGATGGATGCGTCAGTTCCGTGA
- a CDS encoding inositol monophosphatase family protein — protein sequence MSMSTGTTTDTGLDAALLTRVTTAVRTAGDLLRDRHTPQARGVALDEIVTEIHANDDAVLDVLKAPLMAARPDARWAEDELEGGALPPGEWWIVDPAEGNINHVHGMSDWAVTATLVRDNHPVLTVVHLPLTGDWYTAVAGHGALLNGAPLRVSAKTDLGAALVGTGQARPGEDEHTFHRIGASVTRMLIHGLVVRVSVPATLQLIHVAAGRMDAFWQFSDVRSGLVAGALLVAEAGGTVTDVQGNPWDLASPDFLATAPGIHAEAVSVLSPIV from the coding sequence ATGTCCATGTCCACCGGCACCACCACCGACACCGGCCTCGACGCCGCGTTGCTCACCCGGGTCACCACGGCCGTCCGCACCGCGGGTGACCTGCTGCGGGATCGCCACACCCCACAGGCCCGCGGGGTGGCGCTCGACGAGATCGTCACCGAGATCCACGCCAACGACGACGCGGTGCTCGATGTCCTGAAGGCGCCGCTGATGGCCGCCAGGCCCGATGCGCGCTGGGCCGAGGACGAGCTGGAAGGCGGCGCGCTGCCGCCGGGCGAGTGGTGGATCGTCGACCCGGCCGAGGGCAACATCAACCATGTGCACGGCATGTCCGACTGGGCCGTGACCGCCACCCTCGTCCGCGACAACCACCCGGTGCTCACCGTCGTCCACCTTCCGCTGACCGGCGACTGGTACACCGCGGTGGCCGGTCACGGCGCCCTGCTGAACGGCGCGCCCCTGCGGGTGTCGGCCAAGACGGACCTGGGCGCGGCCCTGGTCGGCACGGGCCAGGCCCGGCCGGGCGAGGACGAGCACACCTTCCACCGGATCGGCGCGTCGGTCACCCGGATGCTGATCCACGGCCTCGTCGTCCGGGTCTCCGTGCCCGCCACCCTCCAGCTGATCCATGTGGCCGCCGGACGCATGGACGCGTTCTGGCAGTTCTCCGATGTGCGCTCGGGTCTGGTGGCCGGCGCGCTGCTGGTCGCCGAGGCCGGTGGCACCGTCACCGACGTCCAAGGCAATCCCTGGGACCTGGCCAGTCCTGACTTCCTGGCCACCGCCCCCGGCATCCACGCCGAGGCCGTCTCCGTCCTGTCGCCCATCGTCTGA
- a CDS encoding UDP-glucose dehydrogenase family protein, with amino-acid sequence MQIRRVAVVGTGYVGLTTGACLATLGHRVVCADTDHQKVERLRRGQVDILEPRLPELVREGLDSGRLAFIRDTRAAVAGADVVFLCLPTPMGVGGAADLAAVEAVADQIRDALPRGSVVVNKSTVPVGTAERVAALLDRPDVTVVSNPEFLREGYAVRDFLHPDRIVVGAADRDAARRVADLYAGLDAPLVLTDAAGAELAKYAANFFLAMKLSFANNLATLCEHFGADVDDVLTGIGHDPRIGSAFLKPGPGWGGSCLPKDTHALLTICQESGVDFPLLGATIETNVEHQRRLVERVVAGCTPGDGSLRGVRLAVLGLAFKAGTSDLRDSPALAIARLLKERGAELHAYDPALSETRPDLSDLLTLADTPEEALRGARACLVLTEWPEFRALDWERAAGLLGSPVVYDFRNLLEPERLRRAGLSCEGIGRTPAMAR; translated from the coding sequence GTGCAGATACGACGCGTCGCGGTGGTGGGCACCGGCTATGTCGGACTGACCACCGGCGCCTGTCTGGCCACCCTCGGCCATCGAGTGGTGTGCGCGGACACCGACCACCAGAAGGTCGAACGGCTCCGGCGCGGACAGGTCGACATCCTCGAGCCCCGGCTGCCCGAACTCGTCCGGGAGGGACTGGACTCCGGGCGGCTCGCGTTCATCCGCGACACCCGGGCCGCAGTCGCCGGCGCCGACGTGGTGTTCCTGTGCCTGCCGACCCCGATGGGCGTCGGTGGCGCCGCCGACCTGGCCGCCGTCGAGGCCGTGGCGGACCAGATCCGCGACGCGCTGCCGCGCGGCAGCGTGGTGGTCAACAAGTCCACCGTGCCCGTGGGCACCGCCGAGCGCGTCGCCGCGCTGCTGGACCGCCCGGACGTGACCGTGGTGTCCAACCCGGAGTTCCTCCGCGAGGGTTACGCGGTGCGCGACTTCCTCCACCCCGACCGCATCGTGGTCGGCGCCGCGGACCGGGACGCGGCGCGGCGGGTGGCGGACCTGTACGCCGGTCTTGACGCCCCGCTGGTGCTCACCGACGCCGCGGGCGCCGAACTCGCCAAGTACGCGGCCAACTTCTTCCTGGCCATGAAGCTCTCCTTCGCCAACAACCTCGCCACGCTGTGCGAGCACTTCGGCGCCGATGTGGACGATGTGCTCACGGGCATCGGCCACGACCCGCGCATCGGCTCGGCCTTCCTCAAACCGGGCCCCGGCTGGGGCGGCTCCTGCCTGCCCAAGGACACCCACGCCCTGCTGACGATCTGCCAGGAGTCGGGCGTGGACTTCCCGCTGCTGGGCGCCACCATCGAGACCAACGTCGAACACCAGCGGCGGCTCGTCGAGCGCGTGGTGGCCGGATGCACCCCGGGCGACGGCTCGCTGCGCGGCGTACGGCTGGCCGTGCTGGGCCTGGCCTTCAAGGCGGGCACCTCCGATCTGCGCGACTCACCGGCCCTGGCCATCGCCCGGCTGCTCAAGGAGCGGGGCGCCGAACTCCACGCCTACGACCCCGCGCTCAGCGAGACCCGCCCCGACCTCAGCGATCTGCTCACCCTCGCGGACACCCCCGAGGAGGCCCTCCGGGGAGCGCGCGCCTGTCTGGTGCTCACCGAGTGGCCGGAGTTCCGCGCCCTCGACTGGGAGCGTGCCGCCGGGCTGCTCGGGTCCCCGGTCGTCTACGACTTCCGCAACCTCCTGGAGCCCGAGCGGCTGCGCCGCGCCGGACTCAGCTGCGAGGGCATCGGCCGCACGCCCGCGATGGCGCGCTGA
- a CDS encoding GlsB/YeaQ/YmgE family stress response membrane protein yields the protein MGIVSWIILGLLAGVIAKILLPGRDPGGLVGTTVTGIAGAFVGGWISAKFFDRPVQKEFFDPATWGAAIGGAFVLLVVYRLLFGNSRN from the coding sequence GTGGGTATCGTGAGCTGGATCATCCTCGGCCTGCTGGCCGGAGTCATCGCCAAGATCCTCCTCCCCGGGCGTGACCCGGGCGGGCTGGTCGGCACCACGGTCACCGGCATCGCGGGAGCGTTCGTGGGCGGCTGGATATCCGCGAAGTTCTTCGACCGCCCGGTCCAGAAGGAGTTCTTCGACCCCGCCACCTGGGGCGCGGCGATCGGTGGCGCCTTCGTCCTCCTCGTTGTGTACCGCCTGTTGTTCGGCAATTCACGGAACTGA
- a CDS encoding NADPH-dependent F420 reductase, giving the protein MTSIGILGTGRVGSGLARALATAGHQITLGHRQPAQETPADETGAVPAIRHTDQRTTAATTDIVINATPGDTALERLSALRTELAGKILIDVSNATRHTPDGLPSDLCYPGSSLAERLQRALPETRVVKALNTMLFPVMTAPAELSTPPTAYLSGDDAEAKAITAGLLADLGWKPEWIEDLGDITTARATEALVLLVPHVLRRHGFRPFAVSLAR; this is encoded by the coding sequence ATGACCAGCATCGGCATCCTCGGCACCGGGCGCGTCGGCAGCGGTCTCGCCCGCGCACTCGCCACCGCCGGCCACCAGATCACCCTCGGCCACCGGCAGCCGGCCCAGGAGACCCCGGCCGACGAGACCGGCGCCGTCCCCGCGATCCGCCACACCGACCAGCGCACCACCGCCGCCACCACCGACATCGTCATCAACGCCACCCCGGGCGACACCGCCCTGGAACGCCTCTCCGCCCTGCGCACCGAGCTGGCGGGCAAGATCCTCATCGATGTCTCCAACGCCACCCGGCACACGCCCGACGGACTCCCCTCGGACCTGTGCTACCCCGGCAGCAGCCTGGCCGAGCGGCTCCAGCGGGCCCTGCCCGAAACCCGGGTGGTCAAGGCCCTCAACACCATGCTCTTCCCGGTCATGACGGCCCCCGCCGAGCTGTCCACCCCGCCCACCGCCTATCTCTCCGGCGACGACGCGGAGGCCAAGGCCATCACCGCGGGCCTTCTCGCCGACCTCGGCTGGAAGCCCGAGTGGATCGAGGACCTCGGCGACATCACCACCGCCCGTGCCACCGAAGCCCTCGTGCTGCTGGTGCCCCATGTGCTGCGCCGCCATGGATTCCGGCCGTTCGCCGTCTCCCTGGCCCGCTGA
- a CDS encoding MDR family MFS transporter, translating into MSSSSTTTEPTEPTEPRTPARLTHRQVVTVLSGLVLGMFLAALDQTVVSSALRTIADDLHGLTAQAWVTTAYLVTGTIVTPLYGKLSDIYGRRPVYLSAIVLFTFGSLLCGFATSIHQLAAFRAVQGLGGGGLMSLAMTIIADITSPRERGRYQGYITAVFAGSSVIGPLVGGVFAGRATLLGIDGWRWIFLVNVPLAALAIVVILRVLHIPHQPVRHRLDYGGALTLAVGIVPLLVVAEQGRSWGWASPRALVMYAVGAAGLICFVLLERRMADAALLPVRLFRIRAFRLGTVLHFTVGITMFGAMTTLPLYLQLAKGMSPMGAGLATLPTMAANVTVTLVVGRLMSRTGRFKIHLVAGVGSLTVAMLVFATLRDDSPLWYVAIGMVFMGAGLGAAMQTITTLAQSEVPGRDMGAATASVNFFRSNGGTVGAAAFLSILFSLAGTRISDRLAVASEHASFRRLAGEPANAEALKGVVRPDGGVNLEDSAFLHHLDPAVAQPFLEGYVSALRVVFLTGAAVGLIAFVIAAWRVPNTQLSAD; encoded by the coding sequence ATGTCGTCCTCATCCACCACCACCGAGCCCACCGAGCCCACCGAGCCCCGGACCCCCGCCCGGCTGACCCACCGCCAGGTCGTCACCGTGCTGTCCGGGCTGGTGCTCGGCATGTTCCTCGCCGCGCTCGACCAGACCGTGGTCTCCTCGGCGCTGCGCACCATCGCCGACGATCTGCACGGCCTCACCGCCCAGGCATGGGTGACCACCGCCTATCTCGTCACCGGCACCATCGTCACCCCGCTGTACGGAAAGCTCTCCGACATCTACGGCCGCCGCCCGGTCTATCTGTCCGCGATCGTGCTGTTCACCTTCGGATCGCTGCTGTGCGGATTCGCCACGTCCATCCATCAGCTCGCGGCGTTCCGGGCGGTGCAGGGCCTCGGCGGTGGCGGGCTGATGTCCCTCGCCATGACGATCATCGCCGACATCACCTCGCCACGGGAGCGTGGCCGCTACCAGGGCTACATCACGGCGGTGTTCGCCGGGTCCAGTGTCATCGGCCCCCTGGTGGGCGGGGTGTTCGCCGGGCGCGCCACGCTGCTGGGGATCGACGGCTGGCGCTGGATCTTCCTGGTCAATGTGCCGCTGGCGGCCCTCGCCATCGTGGTGATCCTGCGTGTGCTGCACATACCCCACCAGCCCGTACGGCACCGGCTTGACTACGGCGGGGCGCTCACGCTCGCGGTCGGGATCGTGCCGCTGCTCGTCGTGGCCGAACAGGGCCGGAGCTGGGGCTGGGCCTCGCCCCGGGCGCTGGTGATGTACGCGGTGGGAGCGGCCGGGCTGATCTGCTTCGTCCTGCTGGAGCGGCGGATGGCGGATGCCGCGCTGCTGCCGGTCAGGCTGTTCCGCATCCGCGCGTTCCGACTGGGCACCGTGCTGCACTTCACCGTGGGCATCACCATGTTCGGCGCCATGACGACCCTTCCGCTCTATCTCCAGCTGGCCAAGGGCATGAGCCCGATGGGGGCGGGCCTCGCCACGCTGCCCACCATGGCGGCGAATGTCACGGTGACCCTGGTGGTGGGCCGGCTGATGTCACGGACGGGCCGGTTCAAAATCCATCTGGTGGCGGGCGTCGGCTCCCTCACCGTCGCCATGCTGGTGTTCGCCACGCTGAGGGACGACAGCCCGCTGTGGTACGTGGCCATCGGCATGGTGTTCATGGGTGCGGGCCTGGGCGCGGCGATGCAGACGATCACCACCCTCGCCCAGTCCGAGGTGCCCGGCCGGGACATGGGGGCGGCCACCGCGTCGGTGAACTTCTTCCGGTCCAACGGCGGCACGGTGGGCGCGGCCGCCTTCCTGTCCATCCTCTTCTCCCTGGCCGGTACGCGGATCAGCGACCGCCTGGCGGTGGCCTCCGAGCACGCGTCGTTCCGCAGGCTGGCCGGGGAACCGGCGAACGCCGAGGCGCTGAAGGGCGTGGTACGGCCCGACGGCGGGGTCAACCTGGAGGACTCGGCCTTCCTCCACCACCTCGATCCGGCCGTGGCGCAGCCGTTCCTGGAGGGCTATGTCAGCGCCCTGCGCGTGGTCTTCCTCACCGGGGCCGCGGTGGGCCTGATCGCCTTTGTGATCGCCGCCTGGCGGGTGCCGAACACCCAGCTCTCCGCCGACTGA